One part of the Helicobacteraceae bacterium genome encodes these proteins:
- a CDS encoding protein kinase → MANLTIGSSVQTKNFKTAKVIRELGEGGQGKVYEVDYGGERKALKWYFGNRIRDRKKFAENLENNIKIGAPTTAFLWPEDITDPARETFGYIMALRPKEYADFSKFLVGKVAFSGLTAMCNASLNIVAGFRELHNKGYSYQDLNDGNFFINPKNGAVLICDNDNVSAFGKSSGIAGKARYMAPEVVKGGDPDTQSDRFSLSVILFLLWVNSHPLEGKAACPPCMDAKNERRIYGETPIFIFDPNDSSNRPVQGLHRGAIARFPLLPNYLQEKFIKAFSKEVMGDRLRRIIEREWLHLFIRMRGEVYKCACNEVYFADPVTQNGCHKCGKKAPFFGYIKTARYNLPIHQRTKLYACHSHKDDDDFQTQIGQVIAESAGYKLHNQSEKTWQIDQNALEPNNAIALNKGCKIDFGDSKAEII, encoded by the coding sequence AAAGCGCTCAAATGGTATTTTGGCAACCGCATTCGCGATCGCAAAAAGTTTGCCGAAAATCTGGAAAACAACATAAAAATAGGCGCGCCCACCACCGCTTTTCTCTGGCCTGAGGACATAACCGACCCCGCTCGCGAAACGTTTGGCTACATTATGGCGTTGCGCCCGAAAGAGTATGCGGACTTTTCAAAATTTCTAGTCGGCAAGGTCGCCTTCTCGGGCTTGACGGCAATGTGCAACGCCTCGCTAAATATCGTCGCCGGTTTCAGAGAGCTTCACAATAAAGGCTACAGCTACCAAGACCTCAACGACGGCAACTTTTTCATCAACCCAAAAAACGGCGCGGTTCTTATCTGCGACAACGACAACGTATCCGCCTTCGGCAAAAGCAGCGGCATAGCGGGCAAAGCGCGCTATATGGCGCCCGAAGTAGTCAAGGGCGGCGATCCAGATACGCAATCCGATCGCTTCTCGCTTTCGGTGATACTCTTTTTGCTCTGGGTAAATAGCCACCCGCTAGAGGGCAAAGCCGCTTGCCCGCCCTGCATGGACGCGAAAAACGAAAGACGAATCTACGGCGAAACCCCGATCTTTATATTCGATCCAAATGATTCGTCAAACCGCCCCGTTCAAGGGTTGCACAGAGGCGCGATCGCGCGCTTTCCGCTTCTGCCAAACTATCTTCAAGAGAAGTTTATCAAGGCGTTTAGCAAAGAGGTAATGGGCGATCGCCTACGTAGAATCATAGAGCGCGAGTGGCTTCATCTGTTTATTAGAATGCGCGGCGAAGTGTATAAATGCGCTTGCAACGAGGTATATTTCGCGGACCCCGTAACGCAAAACGGTTGCCATAAGTGCGGCAAAAAAGCGCCGTTTTTTGGCTATATAAAAACCGCTCGATACAACCTGCCAATCCACCAAAGAACCAAACTCTACGCCTGCCACAGCCACAAAGACGACGACGATTTTCAAACGCAGATCGGGCAAGTTATAGCCGAAAGCGCGGGCTATAAGCTGCACAACCAATCTGAAAAAACGTGGCAAATCGACCAAAACGCGCTTGAGCCCAACAACGCGATCGCCCTGAACAAGGGTTGCAAAATCGACTTTGGCGACTCCAAAGCGGAAATCATCTAA